In Trichoderma atroviride chromosome 2, complete sequence, one DNA window encodes the following:
- a CDS encoding uncharacterized protein (EggNog:ENOG41~antiSMASH:Cluster_2.6), producing the protein MATQQRWLTAPPSAHTVRVRLIKDLGLMSIPSALFIEPVAEGHEVFNGPDMAYLIENENLGKKAVFDLGVRKDWWNLPPKVRDSLAFCVGVKVDKDVPDVLKESGVPLDAIDDVIWSHSHLDHRGDVSLFPPNTTLNYGKEMVVMKPEITGNEEAVFLSSDFAGRHNNEIDFSKSTLKIGGFRALDFYDDGSFYLLDTPGHDHGHLSALARTTSSKAGHGKDTFILLAGDACHFCGVLRPNCSQPFPHPHLPDSAIGVSDVENAESLLRRHPKYQQSPLAAAGLVEEARVNPWYGIAAGQLSTFLDPELGQSTASTIKDAFDEAENVFVALCHDLSLLAEDSGKPVLPTLNDAPQRDLNGWYENGWKDKLYWTWVSQLGKEDTNGSIQMREPLVTGFWMNGKKYEKAQEVFDKALKE; encoded by the coding sequence ATGGCTACTCAGCAACGATGGCTGACTGCGCCCCCGTCGGCACATACTGTTCGTGTTCGGCTTATCAAAGATCTTGGATTAATGAGTATACCTTCAGCTCTCTTCATAGAACCAGTAGCTGAAGGCCATGAAGTTTTTAATGGACCAGATATGGCATATCTGATTGAAAATGAGAACCTTGGGAAAAAAGCCGTCTTTGACTTGGGCGTTCGGAAAGACTGGTGGAATTTACCACCCAAAGTTCGAGATTCACTCGCCTTCTGTGTTGGAGTCAAGGTTGACAAGGACGTTCCAGATGTCTTGAAGGAGAGCGGTGTACCATTGGACGCTATCGACGATGTAATCTGGAGTCATTCCCATTTGGATCACCGAGGGGATGTATCGCTTTTCCCACCCAACACTACTTTGAATTATGGGAAAGAGATGGTGGTTATGAAACCGGAAATCACAGGAAATGAAGAGGCAGTTTTCCTCTCGTCCGATTTCGCTGGGCGTCATAATAATGAGATTGACTTCAGCAAATCCACGCTCAAGATTGGGGGATTTCGTGCCCTCGACTTTTATGACGACGGGTCTTTCTACCTTTTGGATACTCCTGGCCACGATCATGGCCACTTGAGCGCTCTGGCTAGGACTACAAGCTCCAAAGCTGGACATGGAAAGGATACGTTTATCCTCCTGGCTGGGGATGCCTGCCACTTTTGCGGCGTCTTGAGGCCAAATTGTTCGCAGCCatttcctcatcctcatcttccggATTCTGCTATTGGAGTTTCGGATGTCGAAAATGCGGAGTCGCTGTTAAGACGCCATCCGAAATATCAGCAGTCGCCACTTGCCGCGGCTGGATTGGTCGAAGAAGCTCGCGTAAACCCATGGTATGGAATCGCTGCTGGGCAGCTATCCACGTTCTTGGACCCGGAACTTGGCCAAAGCACTGCGAGTACTATAAAAGACGCTTTTGATGAAGCCGAAAATGTCTTTGTCGCGCTCTGTCATGATCTCAGTCTGTTGGCTGAGGATAGCGGAAAACCAGTGTTGCCAACACTAAACGATGCTCCCCAAAGAGATTTGAATGGCTGGTATGAGAATGGTTGGAAGGACAAGCTGTACTGGACGTGGGTTAGCCAGTTGGGTAAAGAAGATACGAATGGAAGCATTCAAATGCGGGAGCCGCTGGTCACCGGATTTTGGATGAATGGGAAGAAATACGAGAAAGCGCAAGAGGTGTTTGACAAAGCGTTGAAAGAGTAG
- a CDS encoding uncharacterized protein (EggNog:ENOG41~TransMembrane:13 (o101-119i131-151o212-231i267-287o339-365i423-443o512-532i539-566o586-605i626-644o690-712i724-753o765-789i)~antiSMASH:Cluster_2.6), whose product MADQQDSIHAHVAADEKGIGESEKHHEITSENPASNAEISEKKPGLDAEVERAISYAEEDNNDGYDVRKENRYGEVTVIDNAKDLITHVLHVDDNPDDSPWTFRAMTIGLILCIFASVLQEIFYFKPQVIYVSVVFLTVIAYILAIPFTFIPRPSGNGIIARVCRFLNPADFNSKEHAFMVIMGSAGSTSAVATQIVAAQRLYYGSNPNQGAAIFLVIASQFLSYGIAGLLRTVLVQPAKMLWPINIPVNTLLETLHRDKVETKQRLRYFSIFFSGAFFWEIIPLWIAPIFQGISIPCLARQDSLVYTNLFGGAQNNEGLGFLGLCFDWNYIAGLNSPLWYPLYTLVNSLTGYLICIMLFMGVYYGNVWRSMDFPFLSQLLYDGSSNSTNFVEYNLTAVLNPDNTINSTLVADQGFPFLSGSYVVYLITTNLGITAAIVHMLLWNYSDIKEGWAFLRPSNLRKLLNPSTYMFWRRNNNEYEETRRQVAIANDEVDPHYKLMMQNGYAEVPNWWYGIVLVLSFVIGMITLYSIKSTLPWWAFIVSNIFAALFILFFGAQMGLTGFQFNQQPVIQMLGGYLLPGKPLANMYFTVFGFNGIQQGQWLLRDLKLAQLAHLPPKATFTAQMLGTIIGAIMDYVMMVSIVDNQTETLLSIDGTNIWSGQNVQGYNTLAVAWSLAKNMFSAGSQYQWVTLSYLVGFAAPIPFWLAWKLTKLEFFRDINTSIIIWYSGVLCVGVNSSLLMFFGLGIFAQFYLRRFHPGLFIKYNYLISAALDGGTQVMVFILSFAVLGASGTQYNFPTYALNNGGTNNNKNIDYCMFNVADGA is encoded by the exons ATGGCCGACCAGCAAGATTCTATCCATGCTCACGTAGCAGCGGATGAAAAGGGGATAGGGGAGAGTGAAAAGCATCACGAGATTACTTCAGAAAATCCAGCGTCCAACGCCGAAATCAGCGAAAAGAAGCCTGGACTGGATGCAGAAGTTGAGAGAGCAATCAGCTATGCCGAGGAAGACAACAACGACGGCTACGATGTCAGAAAGGAAAATCGATACGGCGAGGTTACAGTAATCGACAACGCAAAAGATCTAATTACGCACGTTCTTCATGTGGACGACAATCCAGACGATTCTCCCTGGACATTTCGCGCAATGACTATTG GCCTTATTTTGTGCATCTTCGCATCCGTGTTACAAGAAATCTTCTATTTCAAGCCCCAAGTCATCTACGTGTCAGTAGTGTTTCTGACCGTCATCGCCTACATCTTGGCTATACCATTTACTTTCATCCCACGCCCGAGTGGCAATGGTATCATAGCTCGAGTGTGTCGCTTTCTCAACCCGGCCGATTTCAATTCCAAAGAGCACGCATTCATGGTGATTATGGGCTCTGCCGGCTCAACATCTGCAGTAGCAACGCAGATCGTTGCCGCCCAGCGACTTTACTACGGGTCAAATCCGAACCAAGGCGCTGCCATCTTTCTCGTCATCGCATCACAGTTCCTTTCATATGGTATCGCGGGTCTGCTTCGTACCGTCCTGGTTCAAccagccaagatgctgtggcCAATCAATATTCCCGTCAATACATTGTTAGAGACATTACACCGCGACAAAGTTGAGACCAAGCAACGCCTCAGATATTTCAGCATTTTCTTTAGCGGTGCCTTTTTTTGGGAGATCATTCCATTGTGGATCGCACCCATTTTCCAGGGCATTTCGATTCCTTGCTTGGCTCGGCAAGACAGCCTTGTGTATACCAACCTTTTTGGCGGAGCGCAGAACAACGAAGGTCTTGGATTTCTCGGACTTTGCTTTGATTGGAACTACATTGCGGGACTGAACTCGCCTCTTTGGTATCCGCTCTACACACTGGTCAACAGTCTGACGGGATACTTGATCTGCATCATGTTATTTATGGGCGTTTACTACGGCAACGTGTGGCGGTCGATGGATTTCCCATTTCTGTCCCAGCTGCTATATGATGGGTCGTCCAACTCAACCAACTTTGTCGAATACAACCTCACGGCTGTTCTCAACCCCGACAACACAATCAATAGCACGCTCGTTGCCGATCAAGGATTTCCCTTCCTGTCTGGCTCATACGTTGTTTACCTAATCACCACCAATCTCGGCATCACTGCTGCCATCGTTCATATGCTGCTCTGGAATTATAGCGATATCAAAGAAGGATGGGCATTCTTGCGGCCGTCTAATTTGCGAAAGCTCCTAAACCCTTCAACATACATGTTCTGGCGAAGGAATAACAATGAATACGAAGAAACTCGGCGACAGGTGGCAATCGCCAACGATGAAGTGGATCCCCACTACAAGTTGATGATGCAAAACGGCTATGCTGAGGTGCCCAACTGGTGGTATGGAATCGTTCTTGTGCTATCATTTGTCATCGGCATGATAACCCTGTATTCGATCAAGTCAACACTGCCTTGGTGGGCTTTTATTGTGTCCAACATATTTGCCGCACTCtttattctcttctttggcgcgcAGATGGGTCTCACTGGATTCCAGTTCAACCAGCAGCCTGTCATTCAGATGCTAGGCGGCTATCTACTGCCTGGAAAGCCCCTGGCCAACATGTACTTCACTGTATTTGGTTTCAACGGCATCCAACAAGGCCAATGGTTGCTGCGCGATCTGAAACTGGCCCAGTTGGCGCATTTACCGCCCAAGGCTACCTTTACGGCCCAAATGCTGGGCACAATCATCGGAGCCATCATGGACTACGTGATGATGGTCAGCATTGTGGACAACCAGACGGAAACTCTGCTGTCTATTGACGGCACCAATATCTGGTCTGGTCAAAACGTGCAGGGATATAATACACTGGCGGTAGCTTGGTCACTCGCTAAGAACATGTTTTCGGCGGGCAGCCAATACCAATGGGTCACCTTGTCGTATTTGGTCGGATTCGCAGCGCCTATTCCATTCTGGCTGGCTTGGAAGCTCACAAAGCTCGAGTTTTTCCGCGACATCAATACCTCGATCATCATTTGGTACTCTGGTGTGCTTTGCGTCGGCGTCAACTCATCACTACTCATGTTTTTTGGTCTTGGAATATTTGCCCAGTTCTACCTCCGCCGCTTCCATCCCGGTCTTTTTATCAAATACAACTACTTAATATCTGCCGCCCTGGATGGTGGTACACAGGTGATGGTGTTCATCCTCAGTTTTGCGGTTTTGGGTGCCAGCGGAACACAATACAATTTCCCTACATATGCTCTCAACAATGGCGGAACAAATAACAACAAAAACATTGACTACTGCATGTTTAATGTCGCCGATGGCGCTTAA
- a CDS encoding uncharacterized protein (EggNog:ENOG41) has protein sequence MASPQQKQSIHFIYLTDPTKDSAISSHRAAKSHAARHGHARVRRQRMNDFHQKKDKREGDNQAPHASASGSDSTVSVRRAGPAEASSSSHHANEGGREIILYPPRPSQPLVLETTPVSSLPKNLYSVHGLEFNKTEQYLLHHYVTWVIPFGKRHCRKYTNSDVWKRFMLRELIPLALSNPGLLTAILLAACRSLFKQDQNNYYVELATFYKLACLRSMSQQLAAEDRRVGDPEIAQAALLAADELNIGDRSTSKQHMDAAKRMVDMKGGNDKLGLNGFLSALVDTLTCAIALQNPIDCHN, from the exons ATGGCTTCGccgcagcagaagcaaagcatACACTTCATCTACCTCACAGATCCAACTAAAGATAGTGCGATATCGAGTCACAGAGCCGCAAAATCACATGCTGCGCGTCATGGCCATGCAAGGGTGCGTAGGCAGCGAATGAACGACTTCCACCAGAAGAAAGATAAACGTGAAGGGGACAATCAGGCACCACATGCGTCCGCCTCAGGCTCAGACTCAACGGTAAGCGTTCGCCGTGCGGGACCTGCGGAAGCTTCAAGCTCGAGTCACCACGCAAATGAAGGTGGTCGTGAAATAATTTTATatcctcctcgcccatcTCAGCCGCTCGTTTTGGAAACTACACCGGTTTCTTCACTTCCTAAAAACTTATACTCGGTTCATGGACTTGAGTTTAACAAGACGGAGCAATATCTTTTACACCACT ATGTCACCTGGGTTATCCCGTTTGGCAAGCGACACTGCAGAAAATACACAAATTCTGATGTATGGAAACGCTTCATGCTCAGGGAACTGATTCCTCTCGCGCTGTCAAACCCCGGATTGCTCACCGCCATCTTGCTCGCTGCTTGCCGTAGTCTTTTTAAGCAAGATCAAAATAATTACTATGTAGAGTTGGCTACTTTTTACAAGTTGGCTTGCTTACGGTCTATGAGTCAACAACTCGCAGCGGAAGATCGCCGGGTTGGCGATCCAGAGATTGCCCAGgctgcgctgctcgctgCAGATGAG CTCAATATTGGGGATAGAAGTACGTCAAAGCAGCACATGGATGCCGCTAAACGCATGGTTGATATGAAAGGAGGAAATGATAAGCTTGGCTTGAATGGCTTTCTCAGTGCTCTAGTAGATACCTTGACCTGCGCAATAGCACTTCAGAATCCAATTG ATTGTCATAActga
- a CDS encoding uncharacterized protein (EggNog:ENOG41~SECRETED:SignalP(1-18)~antiSMASH:Cluster_2.6), producing the protein MKGQITASLGLFAKLAASSVIYSGNGYGTYYYDIQHPQSCGQDLSVANTGNVECSQFLALNLNQINSNNLVAMNHSLIASNLAQYCGRQVVVSVNGVASSTPFFIGDGCERCGTGSSTGPWNPSGAPGLDFSFSALSALNGQACNQGHIDISWQVLDTTLFDFDSNAPGQPWGPVSGGSNPGNGGGDPGSCTWAGHCQGASCSSDDDCSDSLVCSSGKCSTDSGSGGSAPPCYLHLGRPLPGRELLYRR; encoded by the coding sequence ATGAAGGGCCAAATTACTGCGTCTCTCGGCCTTTTCGCCAAATTGGCCGCCTCTTCTGTCATCTACAGCGGCAATGGATATGGAACATACTACTACGATATTCAGCACCCTCAGTCCTGTGGCCAGGATCTCTCAGTCGCAAACACGGGCAATGTCGAATGCAGCCAGTTCCTCGCCCTGAACCTGAACCAgatcaacagcaacaacctCGTTGCCATGAACCACAGTTTGATTGCCAGCAACTTGGCCCAGTACTGCGGTAGACAGGTTGTCGTTAGCGTCAACGGAGTGGCATCGAGCACTCCATTCTTCATTGGTGATGGTTGTGAGAGATGCGGCACCGGATCGTCTACTGGCCCTTGGAACCCGAGCGGAGCTCCCGGTCTGGATTTCagcttctctgctctctccgCACTGAACGGACAGGCATGCAACCAAGGCCACATCGACATTAGCTGGCAGGTCCTGGATACGACTCTTTTCGACTTCGACAGCAACGCCCCCGGCCAGCCTTGGGGTCCTGTTAGCGGTGGTAGCAACCCTGGaaacggcggcggcgacccTGGTTCGTGTACTTGGGCAGGCCACTGCCAGGGCGCCAGCTGCTCCTCGGACGATGACTGCTCAGACTCTCtcgtctgcagcagcggcaaatGCAGCACCGACTCCGGCAGCGGCGGTTCTGCCCCCCCCTGCTACTTGCACTTGGGCAGGCCACTGCCTGGGCGCGAGCTGCTCTACCGAAGATGA
- a CDS encoding uncharacterized protein (EggNog:ENOG41~antiSMASH:Cluster_2.6): MRLRGEEPKLGALCRWVRDLDVITQPRQTHANDPERSAKDDELLSVLDAVLRVSCPVDDNMELGKRLAGLSSRIAFQATWDLRSSTTTHQIYDSVLDKSILSSAPSNAASSLRIIETTPGPLRNPPNYHPAILYTTQPDTVLLSSESPQIELHKHPNVANLSLATNVLSPEECKAIIAIGETVGFLPDIPVREGGDTSVLAHNFYWVVDTSFHDRLWARMSPFVPESVNGRLARGINRRFRVYRYVPGAEYRCHIDGAWPPSGIRPDDTYVYDDSPAGKKQSSLFTFLLYLNDEFEGGQTTFFVPAPSEGKLNAYRVRPVIGGVAIFPHGETNGALLHEGSSVTKGAKYIIRTDVEYDIDPSEGK, from the coding sequence ATGCGTCTCAGAGGTGAGGAGCCGAAGCTGGGTGCACTCTGTCGCTGGGTGCGAGATCTTGACGTTATAACGCAGCCAAGACAAACACATGCCAATGACCCTGAACGCTCTGCAAAggatgatgagcttctcaGCGTATTGGATGCCGTCCTACGTGTAAGCTGCCCAGTGGATGACAACATGGAGTTGGGGAAGCGTTTGGCTGGACTGTCTTCTCGAATCGCTTTCCAAGCAACATGGGATCTGCGATCATCTACCACAACACATCAGATCTATGACTCGGTTTTGGACAAATCAATACTTTCATCAGCACCCAGCAACgcggcctcttctctgcGTATCATCGAAACAACTCCTGGCCCCCTCCGCAATCCTCCCAACTATCACCCAGCAATTCTCTACACCACGCAGCCTGATACCGTGCTGCTATCATCAGAATCTCCTCAGATTGAACTTCATAAACATCCAAACGTGGCCAATCTCAGCCTCGCAACGAACGTTCTTTCACCGGAGGAATGCAAGGCGATTATTGCCATTGGAGAGACTGTTGGTTTCCTGCCCGACATTCCCGTGCGCGAGGGCGGTGATACGAGTGTTTTGGCGCACAATTTCTACTGGGTCGTCGACACATCATTCCATGATAGGCTGTGGGCGCGCATGTCACCTTTTGTGCCCGAATCTGTCAATGGACGCTTAGCTCGTGGCATTAACCGACGTTTCCGTGTGTACCGATACGTCCCTGGTGCAGAATATCGATGTCACATCGACGGAGCATGGCCGCCGTCTGGTATTCGCCCAGACGATACATATGTATACGACGACTCTCCCGCtggaaaaaagcaaagctcGTTATTTACCTTCCTATTGTACCTCAATGATGAATTCGAAGGAGGCCAAACAACGTTTTTTGTCCCAGCCCCGTCAGAAGGAAAACTCAATGCCTATCGAGTGCGTCCAGTCATAGGTGGCGTGGCTATATTTCCACATGGGGAAACCAACGGAGCACTACTACATGAAGGCTCAAGCGTCACCAAGGGCGCCAAGTACATTATTCGAACAGACGTCGAGTATGACATTGATCCTTCTGAGGGGAAGTAA